GGGTATTTCTGTGGAAGCTTTCCCATACGGCACTCATATATTTGAGTATCTGGAGGATGTGCCAGATATCGGGCTGGCTTTTGTGTTCAATGAGTGTGTAGAGGAAAGCCTTTGTCCGGCTGTCTTTGAGCTTTACGCTGAACACAAGATCACTGAAGGCACTCCGAAGTTTTGGGCTGACAAAACTGTCCTTTTCGGCCTTGAGGGTTTCCATATCAAGAAGTGCAACCAACTCTTCTGGCAGCATGACTTTGAAAAAATCCACGGCATGGTTTTTTTGGCCAAGGATTCTCTTTGCCAGAGCATCATGGGGGTTGCTCTTTAGGAGATCTTCCAGATAGGTGTCCTGCTTTTTCTTTTTCATGGAAGGTAGAATAGCAGGCGCTTGGGGGGATGAAAAGAGGGGATAGGGTAAAATTTCTGTTTCATGTGGAAGCCATGAAAATTCTTGTAAGGCAAAGGGGTGTTAAGATCTGGAACCTTGACACAGGCAGGGGCACTTCCGTTCTTGAAATGATCTGCTCCTTTGAAGCCGCCTCCGGTAAGGGTGTTCCTTTTTCCATTGTTCCCCGCCGAAAAGGGGATATTGCCGCCTGCTGGGCCGATCCTTCGAAAGCCCTGCAGGAGCTTGGCTGGCAAACCTCCCGAAGCCTTGAACATATGATGCAGGATGCCTGGCGATGGCAGAGTCAAAATCCTTGTGGGTATATCGGTGGCTGAGGCTCTCGAAGCCCATTTCCCACTCCTGCCTTTTAGTTTGTAGGTACAGAACAAGGACTAATGTTTGGTCGTATTATCGCCTATGAGAAGATCCAGGCCCTTGTCACCGGCAGCAAGAATCTCTCTGACCTTTTCAGGGGTAAGACTCGTAATATCTGCTATCTCTTCTGGTTTCATCCTGTATTTCTGAAGGTTCATGATGGTGGCATATTTTTCCTGCATCATGCGCATCAGACCTTTCTGTTCACCTCTCTGTTCACCCATAATCAGGCCTCTCTGTTCGCCCATAATCAGGCCTCTTTGTTCACCCATAACCATGCCTTCTTCAATCCATTTTTGGGCCAATGTGGGCATAAGCACCTCCATGTATCCGCTGTTTTCGAGGGCCTTTTCAATGGTGGCCTCGTCAATGTCCTGGCTTGCCGAGATGACGTAGCGMAGAAAAATTTCTATGTATTCCAGTGTCGTTTTGCCGGGCTCCATYATTTTGGTCAGCATTTGAATCATCTCAGGGAGATCATCTTTGATTTCAGGCCCCATGACGGAACCCAGAATCTTYAAGAAAACCTTTAGCACAATATTGTGCTGGAGGGTATTGGGGTCAAGGGCGCCGACATCACAAAGCAGGGTATGGAACTGTGGTGTGAAGGGCCGGAAGATGTTTGGATGACCACCGTCCAGCAGATCCACAATATCCCTTGAAAGCCATCCTTCCCTGCCGTGATAAACGACAAGGGGAAGGATGGGGG
This portion of the Desulfobotulus mexicanus genome encodes:
- a CDS encoding GDP-mannose 4,6-dehydratase produces the protein MKRGDRVKFLFHVEAMKILVRQRGVKIWNLDTGRGTSVLEMICSFEAASGKGVPFSIVPRRKGDIAACWADPSKALQELGWQTSRSLEHMMQDAWRWQSQNPCGYIGG
- a CDS encoding Rpn family recombination-promoting nuclease/putative transposase, encoding PILPLVVYHGREGWLSRDIVDLLDGGHPNIFRPFTPQFHTLLCDVGALDPNTLQHNIVLKVFLKILGSVMGPEIKDDLPEMIQMLTKXMEPGKTTLEYIEIFLRYVISASQDIDEATIEKALENSGYMEVLMPTLAQKWIEEGMVMGEQRGLIMGEQRGLIMGEQRGEQKGLMRMMQEKYATIMNLQKYRMKPEEIADITSLTPEKVREILAAGDKGLDLLIGDNTTKH